In a genomic window of Candidatus Binatia bacterium:
- a CDS encoding NYN domain-containing protein translates to MEERLQLAVFIDFDNIEIGVKTTLNSELDIALVLDALKERGEVVSKSAYGDWARAGMQSRTMTEHAVHMVQRNVTPRGDKNGADINLVVDALEMAFTRPHINGFAIVGGDSDFIALVEKLKQFGKRVFVVGGRSFTSGILQRNCHEFIAYENLLGARSRGDKPQRSAAGGRLSLEHGFAQVQRALKILADRGVEPQLGPLKSTLLQLDSTFSERDYGASSFREFIQRLADKHHLNLKRIDHGYVVELNGEGGTQKPRKGDAEEGVEAPVAAEPEASGAEGDGASAPPTVATRPQEEALVLLRTALEKLNESRAGKPMYVRHLAQGLRAVDPEFDEQMFGFRTLTELMHVGQREGLLRMQRDRQGAWRITPVTATSADGGEGADAEASAAARAEAAESGAETTPALEPVVDPDAADAQDEAVSHTAPHGDPLADAADETADERDAAERAEAQDAGDDESAAEDAVTESAAAEAEGSAAAEASQADDAEAEAAAAKPATRSRRRTSSSTSGTRTSRTTRAKTTPRTTKSRSTSSSRRKSKDTASDAASE, encoded by the coding sequence TTGGAAGAAAGATTGCAGCTCGCGGTCTTCATCGACTTCGACAACATCGAGATCGGGGTCAAGACCACGCTGAACAGCGAGCTCGACATCGCCCTGGTGCTCGACGCCCTGAAGGAGCGCGGCGAGGTCGTGTCGAAGAGCGCGTACGGCGACTGGGCACGCGCCGGCATGCAGAGCCGGACGATGACCGAGCATGCGGTGCACATGGTGCAGCGCAACGTGACGCCGCGCGGCGACAAGAACGGCGCCGACATCAACCTGGTCGTCGATGCCCTCGAGATGGCCTTCACGCGGCCGCACATCAACGGCTTCGCCATCGTCGGCGGCGATTCGGACTTCATCGCGCTGGTCGAGAAGCTGAAGCAGTTCGGCAAGCGCGTATTCGTCGTCGGTGGGCGCTCGTTCACGAGCGGGATCCTGCAGCGCAACTGCCACGAGTTCATCGCTTACGAGAACCTGCTCGGCGCGCGCTCGCGCGGCGACAAGCCGCAGAGGAGCGCGGCCGGTGGCAGGCTCTCGCTCGAGCATGGGTTCGCTCAGGTGCAGCGCGCGCTGAAGATCCTCGCCGACCGTGGCGTCGAGCCGCAGCTCGGGCCGCTCAAGAGCACGCTGCTTCAGCTGGACTCGACCTTCAGCGAACGCGACTACGGAGCCTCGTCGTTCCGTGAGTTCATCCAGCGTCTCGCGGACAAGCACCACCTCAACCTGAAGCGCATCGACCACGGCTACGTCGTCGAGCTCAACGGCGAGGGCGGTACGCAGAAGCCCCGCAAGGGCGACGCGGAGGAAGGCGTCGAGGCGCCGGTCGCCGCCGAGCCGGAGGCCAGCGGCGCCGAGGGCGACGGCGCGAGCGCTCCGCCGACCGTCGCGACGCGTCCGCAGGAGGAGGCGCTCGTCCTGCTGCGCACCGCGCTCGAGAAGCTCAACGAGTCGCGCGCCGGCAAGCCGATGTACGTGCGTCACCTGGCGCAGGGTCTGCGCGCCGTCGATCCCGAGTTCGACGAGCAGATGTTCGGCTTCCGCACGCTGACCGAGCTCATGCACGTCGGCCAGCGCGAGGGTCTGCTGCGCATGCAGCGCGACCGGCAGGGCGCCTGGCGGATCACGCCCGTGACCGCGACGTCGGCGGACGGCGGTGAGGGCGCGGACGCCGAGGCCAGCGCGGCTGCGCGCGCCGAGGCTGCCGAGTCCGGCGCCGAGACGACGCCGGCGCTCGAGCCGGTGGTCGATCCCGACGCGGCCGACGCGCAGGACGAGGCGGTCTCGCACACCGCACCGCACGGCGACCCGCTCGCCGACGCGGCGGACGAGACCGCCGACGAGCGCGACGCAGCCGAGCGTGCGGAAGCGCAGGACGCCGGCGACGACGAGTCCGCCGCCGAGGACGCCGTGACCGAGAGCGCAGCGGCCGAGGCGGAGGGCAGCGCTGCGGCGGAAGCTTCGCAGGCCGACGACGCCGAGGCGGAGGCCGCGGCGGCGAAGCCCGCGACGCGGAGCCGGCGCCGCACCTCGTCGTCGACGAGCGGCACGCGCACCTCGCGCACGACGCGGGCGAAGACCACGCCGCGCACGACGAAGTCGCGCTCGACGTCGTCGAGCCGTCGCAAGAGCAAGGACACGGCGTCCGACGCCGCGAGCGAATGA
- a CDS encoding pitrilysin family protein, with the protein MPQRAKVRTFRFRGLTVVYEPLPGPITAIAINVRAGARYDGAIPGLAHMAEHMLFQGTDALDQLALNRRAAEIGGNHNATTGYESIALTIEVFNEDFEAAIELLADQFYRSRVDPQRFRKECRVVLDEIRGFRDDPLDHLHERGWCTFFGPPIGHPICGTVGSVRAMQPSDVTRFLRRRFVNANAVLAVVGGVSEEVVRRALARHVAADRVGRPARSAAVRRGRGGVLRLPGSERGQSFVVRFLEVDPAPRNLLALGIALDLVGADPDSTLFQAVRERHGLGYEVSAELEWGDGWGAAVLSASAGPGRADRLARIMDDVLERSAEEGFAPSDLARARKKRRYGYAVLAERRLDRALARADCAASGFPSLEEAQRIIATLEDAEIHAAWRRAVAGRSLLALLGD; encoded by the coding sequence ATGCCGCAGCGCGCCAAGGTCCGCACGTTCCGCTTCCGAGGTCTCACCGTCGTCTACGAGCCCCTTCCCGGACCCATCACGGCGATCGCGATCAACGTCCGCGCCGGCGCGCGCTACGACGGCGCGATCCCCGGGCTCGCGCACATGGCGGAGCACATGCTCTTCCAGGGCACCGACGCCCTCGACCAGCTCGCCCTCAACCGGCGCGCGGCCGAGATCGGCGGCAACCACAACGCGACCACGGGCTACGAGTCGATCGCGCTCACCATCGAGGTGTTCAACGAGGACTTCGAGGCCGCGATCGAGCTGCTGGCCGATCAGTTCTACCGCAGCCGCGTCGACCCGCAGCGCTTCCGCAAGGAGTGCCGCGTCGTGCTCGACGAGATCCGCGGCTTTCGCGACGACCCGCTCGACCACCTGCACGAGCGCGGCTGGTGCACCTTCTTCGGACCGCCGATCGGCCACCCGATCTGCGGCACGGTGGGCTCGGTGCGCGCCATGCAGCCGAGCGACGTGACGCGCTTCCTGCGCAGGCGGTTCGTGAACGCGAACGCCGTCCTGGCGGTCGTGGGCGGCGTGTCGGAGGAGGTCGTGCGCCGGGCGCTCGCGCGTCACGTGGCGGCGGATCGGGTCGGCCGGCCGGCGCGTAGCGCGGCCGTGCGCCGCGGCCGCGGCGGAGTTCTGCGGCTTCCGGGAAGCGAGCGCGGGCAGTCGTTCGTCGTGCGCTTCCTCGAGGTCGACCCCGCGCCGCGCAACCTGCTGGCGCTCGGCATCGCGCTCGACCTGGTCGGCGCGGACCCCGACAGCACCCTTTTTCAGGCGGTCCGCGAGCGCCACGGGCTCGGCTACGAGGTGTCGGCCGAGCTCGAGTGGGGCGACGGCTGGGGCGCGGCGGTGCTGTCGGCGAGTGCCGGTCCGGGACGCGCCGACCGCCTGGCGCGGATCATGGACGACGTCCTCGAGCGCTCGGCGGAGGAGGGCTTCGCGCCCAGCGACCTCGCCCGGGCGCGCAAGAAGCGGCGCTACGGCTACGCCGTCCTCGCCGAGCGCCGGCTCGACCGGGCGCTCGCGCGCGCCGATTGCGCAGCCTCCGGCTTCCCGTCGCTCGAGGAGGCACAGCGCATCATCGCCACCCTCGAGGACGCCGAGATCCACGCCGCCTGGCGCCGCGCCGTCGCCGGACGCAGCCTGCTCGCGCTCCTGGGCGACTGA
- the glpX gene encoding class II fructose-bisphosphatase: protein MIEEELSKQFLRVTELAAIESARTMGQGDRRHSDHVAVEAMRKAMDTLPMRGEVVIGEGERDEAPMLYIGEHVGRGWSEDPEVDIAVDPLEGTNLCATGAPGAISVIAASTRGGLLRAPDCYMEKIIVGPAAKGAIHLDAPVAENLAAIANRLNRSVKDLVVIVLDRPRHEQLIEDIRRAGARIRLISDGDLSAGISVAVRGTNVHAVMGIGGAPEGVLTAAALRCLNGAMQARLVPTKEGQEERMRAMGITDPKRIYTERDLAPGHEILFAASGVTDGTLLKGVRFFGHGVRVSSVIMSRRQRRIRFIDTVQVDDDPDVVIEF, encoded by the coding sequence ATGATTGAAGAGGAGCTGTCCAAGCAATTTCTTCGGGTCACCGAGCTAGCCGCCATCGAGTCCGCGCGGACCATGGGCCAAGGCGACCGACGCCACTCGGACCACGTCGCCGTCGAGGCCATGCGCAAGGCGATGGACACCTTGCCGATGCGCGGCGAGGTGGTCATCGGCGAGGGCGAGCGCGACGAGGCGCCGATGCTGTACATCGGCGAGCACGTCGGGCGCGGCTGGAGCGAGGATCCCGAGGTCGACATCGCGGTCGACCCGCTCGAGGGCACGAATCTGTGCGCGACGGGCGCGCCGGGCGCGATCTCGGTGATCGCCGCGTCGACGCGCGGCGGGCTGCTGCGCGCGCCCGACTGCTACATGGAGAAGATCATCGTCGGCCCGGCGGCGAAGGGCGCGATCCACCTCGACGCGCCGGTCGCCGAGAACCTTGCCGCGATCGCGAACCGCCTGAACCGCTCCGTCAAGGACCTGGTGGTCATCGTGCTGGACCGTCCGCGGCACGAGCAGCTGATCGAGGACATCCGGCGCGCGGGCGCGCGCATCCGCTTGATCAGCGACGGTGACCTGTCGGCCGGCATCTCGGTCGCGGTGCGCGGCACCAACGTGCACGCGGTGATGGGCATCGGCGGCGCGCCCGAGGGCGTGCTGACCGCCGCCGCGCTGCGCTGTCTGAACGGCGCCATGCAGGCGCGTCTCGTGCCGACGAAGGAAGGTCAAGAAGAGCGCATGCGCGCGATGGGCATCACCGACCCGAAGCGCATCTACACCGAGCGCGACCTCGCCCCCGGCCACGAGATCCTGTTCGCCGCGTCGGGCGTCACCGACGGCACGCTGCTCAAGGGCGTGCGCTTCTTCGGCCACGGCGTGCGCGTCAGCTCGGTGATCATGTCGCGCCGTCAGCGCCGCATCCGCTTCATCGACACGGTTCAGGTCGACGACGATCCGGATGTCGTGATCGAGTTCTGA
- a CDS encoding TIGR04282 family arsenosugar biosynthesis glycosyltransferase has product MTDAARDVLVVFARCPAAGRVKTRLARAIGDAAAASLYAAFVADLRDRFAHAPFAVRWALAPPDDGFAARFAVDPSHVFLQSGEDLGARMRDAFARMLAAGFARCAIIGSDMPQLAPRVVEDALARLGSADLVLGPAQDGGYYLIAARAVPEVFDGIAWGTDSVLASTLERARARNLATSLLEPGFDVDVEADLERLRALLAMPEAAAALPATAAALAALDEKPQNSITTSGSSST; this is encoded by the coding sequence ATGACGGACGCCGCCCGCGACGTGCTCGTGGTGTTCGCGCGCTGCCCCGCGGCGGGGCGGGTCAAGACCCGGCTCGCGCGCGCGATCGGCGACGCCGCAGCGGCGTCGCTCTACGCGGCGTTCGTCGCCGACCTGCGCGACCGCTTCGCGCACGCGCCGTTCGCGGTGCGCTGGGCGCTCGCGCCACCGGACGACGGCTTCGCCGCGCGCTTCGCCGTCGATCCGAGCCACGTCTTCCTGCAGAGCGGCGAGGATCTCGGCGCGCGCATGCGCGACGCGTTCGCGCGCATGCTCGCTGCCGGCTTCGCGCGCTGCGCGATCATCGGCTCGGACATGCCGCAGCTCGCGCCGCGGGTCGTGGAGGACGCCCTCGCGCGCCTTGGGAGCGCGGACCTCGTCCTCGGCCCGGCGCAGGACGGTGGCTACTACCTGATCGCGGCGCGCGCGGTGCCGGAGGTCTTCGACGGCATCGCGTGGGGCACGGACTCGGTGCTCGCGAGCACGCTCGAGCGCGCACGTGCGCGCAACCTCGCGACGTCACTTCTCGAGCCGGGCTTCGACGTCGACGTCGAGGCCGACCTCGAGCGGCTGCGCGCGCTCCTCGCGATGCCGGAGGCGGCGGCCGCGCTGCCCGCGACGGCCGCCGCGCTCGCGGCGCTCGACGAGAAGCCTCAGAACTCGATCACGACATCCGGATCGTCGTCGACCTGA